The Pseudomonas eucalypticola genome has a window encoding:
- a CDS encoding extracellular solute-binding protein: MRSVFALLFLTAYWLLPTSAVAAAQHALTVYGEPPKYPATFDHFDYVNPAAPKGGSLRRSAVEIGQFDHLLPYIDKGTGVSQVDGLLYSPLALRSLDEPYTVYGLIAQKMELADDHLSLRFYLNPKATFSDGVAITADDVKFTFNLFMTQGSLRFRTQFADVKQVVVEGPRQVRFDFSSTDNRSLPLDLASLPVLPEHWWKDHDFAAGGGFDAAPGSGPYTVGKMDNGRSITFQRDRNWWARDLPVTRGLYNFDQFGVEFFGDTEVARQVLMGGAYDYNREFSATAYTIKYNSPPLDDGRLQRAHLAPQSLQAAQGFVFNLQRPVFQDRRVRQALALLWDFEWTNRQLMRSLYIRQQSFFANSPLAARQPPDAAELKILEPLRGKVPDEVFGPAFEAPRTDGTGFIRDKQLQALALLKDAGWRPEGDRLVNAAGEPLSFTFLNGQAGLEKLILPWKRTLAQIGIDLQIRRIDPSQYINRLMARDYDMIITGYPVSASPGMELYNYFGSASATDSGSNNYMVLKDPAVDSLIKGLVSARTKADMTEYAHALDRVLQWNYYWIPNYYPPGTSTVWWNRFGIPAHPAPNDEAPETWWQVSPTPLTNTQMADLRAKEAH, translated from the coding sequence ATGCGCTCGGTTTTCGCCCTTCTGTTCCTGACCGCCTACTGGCTGTTGCCCACCAGCGCTGTCGCGGCCGCGCAACATGCCCTGACAGTTTACGGCGAACCGCCGAAGTACCCTGCCACGTTTGACCATTTCGACTACGTCAACCCGGCGGCGCCCAAGGGTGGCAGCCTGCGACGCTCGGCGGTGGAAATCGGCCAGTTCGACCACTTGCTGCCTTATATAGACAAGGGCACGGGGGTCAGCCAGGTCGACGGCTTGCTGTATTCGCCGCTGGCGCTACGCTCCCTGGACGAACCCTACACCGTGTATGGCCTGATCGCGCAGAAAATGGAACTGGCCGACGATCATCTGTCCCTGCGCTTTTACCTCAACCCCAAGGCCACCTTCAGCGACGGCGTCGCCATTACCGCCGACGACGTGAAGTTCACCTTCAACCTGTTCATGACCCAGGGCAGCCTGCGCTTTCGCACCCAGTTCGCCGACGTGAAACAGGTAGTGGTGGAAGGCCCGCGGCAAGTGCGCTTCGATTTCAGCAGCACCGACAACCGCAGCCTGCCCCTGGACCTGGCCTCGCTGCCGGTGCTGCCCGAGCACTGGTGGAAAGACCATGACTTCGCCGCTGGCGGTGGCTTCGACGCGGCGCCCGGCAGTGGCCCCTATACCGTGGGCAAAATGGACAACGGCCGCAGCATCACCTTCCAGCGGGACCGGAACTGGTGGGCCAGAGACCTGCCCGTGACCCGCGGCCTGTACAACTTCGACCAGTTCGGCGTGGAGTTCTTCGGCGATACCGAAGTCGCCCGCCAGGTGCTGATGGGCGGCGCCTATGACTACAACCGCGAATTCTCCGCCACCGCCTACACCATCAAGTACAACAGCCCGCCCCTGGACGACGGTCGCCTGCAACGCGCGCACCTGGCCCCGCAAAGCCTGCAAGCAGCCCAGGGTTTCGTGTTCAACCTGCAACGGCCGGTGTTCCAGGACCGTCGCGTGCGCCAGGCCCTGGCCCTGCTGTGGGACTTCGAATGGACCAACCGCCAGCTGATGCGCAGCCTGTATATCCGCCAGCAGAGTTTCTTCGCCAACAGCCCGCTGGCGGCCCGGCAGCCGCCGGATGCCGCGGAGCTGAAGATCCTCGAACCCCTGCGCGGCAAGGTGCCCGACGAAGTGTTCGGCCCGGCCTTCGAAGCCCCGCGAACCGACGGCACGGGGTTCATCCGCGACAAGCAGCTGCAGGCCCTGGCCCTGCTGAAGGACGCTGGCTGGCGCCCGGAGGGTGACCGCCTGGTGAACGCCGCGGGCGAGCCCCTGAGTTTCACCTTCCTTAACGGCCAGGCCGGCCTGGAGAAACTCATTCTGCCCTGGAAGCGCACCCTGGCGCAGATCGGCATCGACCTGCAGATCCGCCGCATCGACCCTTCCCAGTACATCAACCGCCTGATGGCCCGCGACTACGACATGATCATCACCGGCTACCCGGTGTCCGCCTCGCCGGGCATGGAGCTGTACAACTATTTTGGTTCGGCCAGTGCCACCGACAGTGGTTCCAACAACTACATGGTGCTCAAGGACCCTGCCGTGGACAGCCTGATCAAGGGCCTGGTCAGCGCCCGCACCAAGGCCGACATGACTGAATACGCCCACGCCCTGGACCGGGTGCTGCAGTGGAACTACTACTGGATTCCCAACTATTACCCGCCAGGCACCTCAACGGTGTGGTGGAACCGCTTTGGCATTCCCGCGCACCCGGCGCCCAACGACGAGGCCCCTGAAACCTGGTGGCAGGTCAGCCCCACACCGCTCACCAATACCCAGATGGCCGACCTGCGCGCCAAGGAGGCCCATTGA
- a CDS encoding microcin C ABC transporter permease YejB, whose product MLAYALRRLLLIVPTLVIILLVNFVIVQAAPGGPVEQAIARLQGLGGGAVGGSGGDSVQGASRASRGLDPKLIKDIERQYGFDKPAHERLWLMLKNYATLDFGNSFFRGAKVTDLILDKMPVTLSLGFWATLITYLVSIPLGIRKAVHHGSHFDIWTSTAIVIGYAMPAFLFAMLLIVLFAGGTELNWFPVRGLVSENFAQLSPLGKVADYFWHLVLPVLSLVIGGFATLTILTKNSFLNEITRQYVVTARAKGVSERRVLYGHVFRNAILLVVAGLPQAFISVFFAGSLLIEVIFSLDGLGRLSYEAAVARDYPVVFGTLFIFTLFGLLIKLVGDLCYTLVDPRIDFAARTA is encoded by the coding sequence ATGCTGGCCTATGCCCTGCGGCGCCTGCTGCTGATCGTGCCGACCCTGGTGATTATCCTGCTGGTCAATTTCGTCATCGTCCAGGCGGCCCCCGGCGGCCCCGTGGAACAGGCCATCGCCCGCCTGCAGGGCCTGGGCGGCGGCGCGGTGGGTGGCAGTGGTGGCGATTCGGTCCAGGGCGCTTCGCGGGCCAGCCGCGGCCTGGACCCCAAGCTGATCAAGGACATCGAGCGCCAGTACGGTTTCGATAAACCGGCCCACGAGCGCCTGTGGCTGATGCTGAAAAACTACGCCACCCTGGACTTTGGCAACAGCTTTTTCCGTGGCGCCAAGGTCACCGACCTGATCCTGGACAAGATGCCGGTGACCCTGTCGCTGGGCTTCTGGGCCACGCTGATCACCTACCTGGTGTCCATCCCCCTGGGCATTCGCAAGGCGGTGCACCACGGTAGCCATTTCGATATCTGGACCAGCACCGCCATCGTCATCGGCTACGCCATGCCCGCCTTCCTGTTCGCGATGCTGCTGATCGTGCTGTTCGCCGGCGGCACCGAGCTGAACTGGTTCCCGGTGCGCGGCCTGGTCTCGGAAAACTTCGCCCAGCTGTCGCCCCTGGGCAAGGTGGCCGACTACTTCTGGCACCTGGTGCTGCCGGTACTGTCGCTGGTGATCGGCGGCTTCGCCACCCTCACCATCCTGACCAAGAACTCGTTCCTCAACGAAATCACCCGCCAGTACGTGGTGACCGCGCGCGCCAAGGGCGTCAGTGAGCGGCGAGTGCTGTACGGCCACGTGTTTCGCAACGCTATCCTGCTGGTGGTGGCCGGCCTGCCCCAGGCGTTCATCAGCGTGTTCTTCGCCGGTTCCTTGCTGATCGAGGTGATCTTCTCCCTCGACGGCCTCGGCCGCCTGAGCTATGAGGCCGCCGTGGCCCGGGATTACCCGGTGGTGTTCGGCACCCTGTTCATCTTCACCCTGTTCGGCCTGCTGATAAAGCTGGTGGGCGACCTGTGCTACACCCTGGTGGACCCGCGCATCGACTTCGCCGCGAGGACTGCCTGA
- a CDS encoding ABC transporter permease, protein MKHLSPVSRRRLQRFRQNRRGWWSLWLFLALFALSLGGELIANDKPLAVSYHGQWYFPAFKRYTETEFGGLLPFQPDYRSDYVRTLISEGGGRMYFAPIPFSADTPNYDLTQPAPSPPTASNWLGTDDQGRDVLARVIYGARVSILFALALTLISSLIGIVAGALQGYYGGWVDLFGQRLLEVWSGLPVLYLLIILSGFVEPNFWWLLGIMALFSWLSLVDVVRAEFLRGRNLEYVKAARALGLNDGKIIRRHILPNAMNATLSYLPFILTGAISTLTALDFLGFGMPAGSASLGELIAQGKENLQAPWLGFTAFFTLALVLSLLVFIGEALRDAFDPRA, encoded by the coding sequence ATGAAGCATCTGTCACCGGTGTCCCGTCGGCGCTTGCAGCGCTTTCGCCAGAACCGCCGAGGCTGGTGGTCGCTGTGGCTGTTCCTGGCGCTGTTCGCCCTGAGCCTGGGTGGCGAACTGATCGCCAACGACAAACCCCTGGCCGTCAGCTACCACGGCCAGTGGTACTTCCCCGCGTTCAAGCGCTACACCGAGACCGAGTTCGGTGGCCTGCTGCCGTTCCAGCCCGACTACCGCAGTGACTATGTGCGCACACTGATCAGCGAGGGCGGCGGGCGCATGTATTTCGCCCCCATCCCGTTCAGTGCCGACACACCCAACTATGACCTCACCCAACCGGCCCCCAGCCCGCCCACCGCCAGCAACTGGCTGGGCACCGATGACCAGGGCCGCGATGTGCTGGCGCGGGTGATCTACGGTGCGCGGGTATCCATTCTGTTCGCCCTGGCGCTGACCTTGATCAGCTCGTTGATCGGCATCGTCGCCGGGGCGCTGCAGGGCTATTACGGCGGCTGGGTCGACCTGTTCGGCCAACGCCTGCTGGAAGTGTGGTCGGGGCTGCCGGTGCTGTACCTGCTGATCATCCTGTCGGGCTTCGTGGAGCCGAACTTCTGGTGGTTGCTGGGGATCATGGCACTGTTCTCCTGGCTCTCCCTGGTGGACGTGGTGCGCGCCGAATTCTTGCGCGGCCGCAACCTGGAGTACGTGAAGGCCGCCCGCGCCCTGGGCCTGAATGACGGCAAGATCATCCGCCGGCATATCCTGCCCAATGCCATGAACGCTACCCTGAGCTACTTGCCGTTCATCCTCACGGGCGCCATCTCCACCTTGACTGCCCTGGACTTCCTGGGCTTCGGCATGCCAGCGGGCAGCGCCTCGCTGGGCGAACTGATCGCCCAGGGCAAGGAAAACCTGCAGGCGCCGTGGCTGGGGTTCACGGCTTTCTTCACCTTGGCACTGGTGCTGTCGTTGCTGGTGTTCATCGGCGAGGCATTGCGCGATGCCTTCGACCCCCGCGCTTGA
- a CDS encoding ABC transporter ATP-binding protein produces MSEHLIEIRHLRVEFNGHVAVKDLNLDIPVGECLALVGESGSGKSVTAHSILQLLPTIGTHSQGSIRYRGTELLGAPAATLREIRGNRVAMIFQEPMTSLNPLHTVEKQIGETLLVHRGLTGKAAQARTLELLRLVALQHPEKRLKAYPHQLSGGQRQRVMIAMALACEPDLLIADEPTTALDVTVQRRILHLLKSLQQRLGMSLLLISHDLNLVRSIAQRVCVMRAGEIVEQADTETLFCRPQHPYSCVLMNAEPAGEPLPRHERPSLLQVDDLKVWYATGGGLLRKPQYIKAVDGISLSLQKGKTLGIVGESGSGKSTLGQAILRLLDSEGAIAFDGHALSGLSPKQMLPWRKRMQVVFQDPFGSLSPRMSVQQIISEGLEVHVPCDAQDREQRVIRVLEEVGLDPASRHRYPHEFSGGQRQRIAIARALVLKPDLILLDEPTSALDRTVQKQIVALLRQLQDDHGLTYLFISHDLAVIKALAHDVIVVKDGQVVERGPSHDLFEAPQHPYTRELLLAAHVQPEQT; encoded by the coding sequence ATGAGCGAACACCTGATCGAAATACGTCACCTGCGGGTCGAGTTCAACGGCCACGTAGCGGTGAAGGACCTCAACCTGGACATCCCCGTGGGTGAATGCCTGGCCCTGGTCGGCGAATCGGGTTCGGGCAAGTCGGTGACCGCCCACTCGATCCTGCAACTGCTGCCCACCATCGGCACCCACAGCCAGGGCAGCATTCGTTACCGTGGCACTGAATTGCTGGGCGCCCCGGCGGCGACCCTGCGCGAGATCCGTGGCAACCGCGTGGCGATGATCTTTCAGGAGCCGATGACGTCGCTCAACCCGTTGCACACGGTGGAAAAACAGATCGGCGAAACCCTGCTGGTGCATCGCGGCCTGACCGGCAAGGCCGCCCAGGCGCGCACCCTGGAACTGCTGCGGCTGGTGGCGCTGCAGCACCCGGAGAAACGCCTGAAGGCCTACCCGCATCAGCTCTCCGGTGGCCAACGGCAACGGGTGATGATCGCCATGGCCCTGGCTTGCGAACCCGACCTGCTGATCGCCGACGAACCCACCACGGCGCTGGACGTGACGGTGCAGCGGCGCATCCTGCACCTGCTCAAGTCGTTGCAGCAGCGCCTGGGCATGTCGTTGCTGCTGATCAGCCACGACCTCAACCTGGTGCGCAGTATCGCCCAGCGCGTGTGCGTGATGCGCGCCGGCGAAATCGTTGAACAGGCCGATACCGAAACCCTGTTCTGCCGCCCGCAACACCCCTACAGCTGCGTGCTGATGAACGCAGAGCCGGCCGGCGAGCCCTTGCCCCGCCACGAACGGCCCAGCCTGTTGCAGGTCGACGACCTCAAGGTGTGGTACGCCACCGGCGGCGGCCTGTTGCGCAAGCCCCAGTACATCAAGGCGGTGGACGGCATCAGCCTGAGCCTGCAAAAGGGCAAGACCCTGGGCATCGTCGGCGAGTCGGGCTCGGGCAAGTCGACCCTGGGCCAGGCGATCCTGCGCCTGCTCGACTCCGAAGGCGCCATTGCCTTCGATGGCCACGCGCTGTCCGGGCTCAGCCCCAAGCAGATGCTGCCGTGGCGAAAGCGCATGCAGGTGGTCTTCCAGGACCCGTTCGGCAGCCTCAGCCCGCGGATGTCGGTGCAGCAGATCATCAGCGAAGGCCTGGAAGTACACGTGCCATGCGACGCCCAGGACCGCGAGCAACGGGTGATCCGCGTGCTCGAGGAGGTCGGCCTGGACCCGGCCAGCCGGCACCGCTACCCCCATGAGTTTTCCGGTGGCCAGCGCCAGCGTATCGCCATCGCCCGCGCCCTGGTGCTCAAGCCCGACCTGATCCTGCTGGACGAGCCAACGTCGGCCCTGGACCGCACGGTGCAGAAACAGATCGTGGCGCTGCTGCGCCAACTGCAGGACGACCATGGGCTGACCTACCTGTTCATCAGCCACGACCTGGCGGTGATCAAGGCCCTGGCCCATGACGTCATCGTGGTCAAGGACGGCCAGGTGGTGGAACGTGGCCCCAGCCATGACCTGTTCGAAGCGCCGCAACACCCTTACACCCGCGAACTGCTGCTGGCCGCCCATGTGCAGCCCGAGCAGACCTGA
- a CDS encoding 3-hydroxybutyrate dehydrogenase, giving the protein MTLNGKTALITGSTSGIGLGIAHGLAAAGANVILNGFGDAQALLADFARHGVKVGHHGANVSHPSEIEAMFAYAAAEFGGVDILVNNAGIQHVAAVEDFPVERWDAIIAINLSAVFHATRLALPGMRQRDWGRIVNIASVHGLVGSTGKAAYVAAKHGVIGLTKVVGLETAKTGVTCNAICPGWVLTPLVQQQIDDRAAKGVDPQQARQDLLAEKQPSLEFVTPEQLGELVLFLCGEGGSQVRGAAWNMDGGWLAQ; this is encoded by the coding sequence ATGACCCTGAACGGCAAGACGGCACTGATCACCGGCTCCACCAGCGGCATCGGCCTGGGCATTGCCCATGGCCTGGCCGCCGCGGGGGCCAATGTGATTCTCAACGGCTTCGGTGACGCCCAGGCGCTGCTCGCCGACTTCGCCCGCCATGGCGTGAAGGTCGGCCACCATGGCGCCAACGTCAGCCACCCCAGCGAGATAGAGGCGATGTTCGCCTACGCCGCGGCCGAATTCGGCGGCGTCGACATTCTGGTCAACAATGCTGGTATCCAGCACGTGGCCGCTGTCGAGGACTTCCCGGTGGAGCGTTGGGACGCGATCATCGCCATCAACCTCTCGGCCGTGTTTCACGCCACCCGCCTGGCCCTGCCGGGCATGCGCCAGCGCGACTGGGGCCGCATCGTCAACATCGCTTCGGTGCATGGGCTGGTGGGCTCCACCGGCAAGGCGGCGTACGTGGCGGCCAAGCATGGGGTGATAGGGCTGACCAAGGTGGTGGGCCTGGAAACGGCGAAAACCGGCGTCACCTGCAACGCCATCTGCCCGGGGTGGGTGCTGACGCCCCTGGTGCAGCAACAGATCGACGACCGCGCCGCCAAGGGCGTCGACCCGCAGCAGGCGCGCCAGGACCTGCTGGCGGAGAAGCAGCCGTCGCTGGAATTCGTCACGCCCGAGCAACTGGGTGAGTTGGTGTTGTTTCTGTGCGGCGAAGGCGGCAGCCAGGTGCGCGGCGCCGCATGGAACATGGATGGCGGCTGGCTGGCGCAGTGA
- a CDS encoding PilT/PilU family type 4a pilus ATPase, producing the protein MEIQALLKILASQDGSDLYLSTGAPPCAKFNGVLKPLSAEALKPGEVAAIAADIMDSEQRIDFERDLEMNLALSLSGVGRFRINIFKQRNEVSLVARNIKLDIPRFEDLKLPPVLLETIMQKRGLVLFVGATGSGKSTSLAALIDYRNRNSSGHIITIEDPVEYVHRHKKSIINQREVGVDTRSFQAALKNTLRQAPDVILIGEIRDRETMEHALAFADTGHLAISTLHANNANQALDRIINFFPEDRRPQLLNDLGNNLVAFVSQRLVKTVDGKRRAAVEVMLGTATIRDLIHRGEFGELKGIMEKSVNLGMKTFDQALYELALEGAIDEEEALKNADSQNNLRLRLKLHQEKGFDPSTPPPPPTPVQDIDSADWNLVDDEKP; encoded by the coding sequence ATGGAAATCCAAGCCCTGCTTAAAATCCTCGCCAGCCAGGACGGGTCGGATCTGTACCTCTCCACCGGGGCGCCGCCGTGCGCGAAATTCAATGGCGTGCTCAAGCCGCTGTCAGCCGAGGCGTTGAAACCCGGCGAAGTGGCGGCCATCGCCGCCGATATCATGGACAGCGAGCAGCGCATCGATTTCGAGCGTGACCTGGAAATGAACCTGGCCCTGTCACTGTCGGGGGTGGGCCGGTTCCGTATCAATATTTTCAAGCAGCGCAATGAAGTGTCCCTGGTGGCACGCAACATCAAGCTCGACATTCCCCGTTTCGAAGACCTCAAGCTGCCGCCGGTGCTGCTGGAGACCATCATGCAGAAGCGCGGGCTGGTGCTGTTCGTCGGCGCCACTGGCTCTGGCAAGTCCACGTCCCTGGCGGCCTTGATCGATTACCGTAACCGCAACAGCAGTGGCCACATCATCACCATTGAAGACCCGGTGGAGTATGTGCACCGGCACAAGAAGTCGATCATCAACCAGCGCGAGGTGGGTGTCGACACCCGCAGCTTCCAGGCGGCGTTGAAAAATACCTTGCGACAGGCGCCGGATGTCATCCTGATCGGCGAGATTCGCGACCGCGAGACCATGGAGCATGCATTGGCGTTCGCCGATACCGGCCATCTGGCCATTTCCACCTTGCACGCCAACAACGCCAACCAGGCGTTGGACCGCATCATCAACTTTTTCCCCGAAGACCGTCGTCCACAGTTGCTCAATGACTTGGGCAACAACCTGGTGGCTTTCGTTTCCCAGCGCCTGGTCAAGACCGTGGACGGCAAGCGGCGTGCGGCAGTGGAGGTGATGCTGGGCACGGCGACCATTCGCGACCTGATTCACCGTGGCGAATTTGGCGAACTCAAGGGCATCATGGAAAAATCGGTGAACCTGGGCATGAAGACCTTCGACCAGGCGCTCTATGAGCTGGCGCTGGAGGGGGCCATCGATGAAGAGGAAGCGCTGAAGAACGCCGACTCGCAGAACAACCTGCGCCTGCGCCTGAAGCTGCACCAGGAAAAGGGCTTCGACCCCAGCACCCCACCGCCACCGCCGACGCCCGTACAGGACATCGACAGCGCCGACTGGAACCTGGTAGACGACGAGAAGCCGTAG
- a CDS encoding ATP-binding protein yields MSGTPVGGSIAELIDQLPFGDSPLPAPDQWPQSLRTAVDIVSHSPMPMLLLWGPQLCQLYNDGFAHLVGSNHPRAFGQPVDLIWPQLKDFTDPIYQAVLQGEVRTYIEQGFTLPRDDGTAEVWLDLTYSPIRDENGVVAGILVTAIEANERRRVTAELQRRSEASAKAQLDTEERLQLALEATNGVGTWDWDIREDLFQADARFARLHGVDPNLAGKMPIGEYLKAVHPDDRGKVARSINACVHSDGEYANEYRLLRPDGEVRWVFARGRSHNDHHGRPIRFVGASIDITERRAAEKTLLRLNETLEERVAERTEALAEANRRLQTEMQERERAEDALRHAQKMEAVGQLTGGIAHDFNNMLTGIIGSLDLIQRYISAGRSHDIGRFIEAAVSSAHRAAALTHRLLAFSRRQSLDRKRLDPNHLVHSLEELFSRTKGEHIELKIRLASDTWPVNTDANQLENALLNLVINARDAMPEGGEIRIETSNCTLGTRPDGAETIKPGDYVRLSVCDNGAGMTPAIRAKAFDPFFTTKPIGQGTGLGLSMIYGFAQQSGGHVSLDSEPGQGTCVHLYLPRHNEQPESRPPVLAPQGAPLAKQGESVMVVEDDPAVRMLVLNVLDELGYHALPAADAKTALPLLESSLRIDLLVTDVGLPGLNGRQLAEIARQHRPRLKVLFMTGYAEKAAERHTFLAEGMDMVTKPFSIDLLANKIREMINQPAPDGGFAA; encoded by the coding sequence ATGAGCGGTACCCCTGTCGGCGGCAGCATCGCCGAACTGATCGACCAACTGCCCTTCGGTGACAGCCCGTTGCCGGCACCTGACCAATGGCCGCAAAGCCTGCGCACGGCAGTGGACATCGTCAGCCATTCGCCCATGCCCATGCTGCTGTTGTGGGGCCCGCAACTGTGCCAGCTGTACAATGACGGCTTCGCCCACCTGGTGGGCAGCAACCACCCCCGCGCCTTCGGCCAGCCGGTGGACCTGATCTGGCCACAGCTCAAGGACTTCACCGACCCTATCTACCAGGCCGTGCTGCAAGGAGAGGTGCGCACTTACATCGAACAGGGCTTCACCCTGCCCCGTGACGATGGCACCGCCGAAGTCTGGCTGGACCTGACCTACAGCCCCATCCGCGACGAAAACGGTGTGGTGGCCGGCATTCTGGTGACCGCCATCGAGGCCAACGAGCGGCGCCGTGTCACCGCCGAGTTGCAACGCCGTTCCGAGGCCAGCGCCAAGGCCCAGCTGGACACCGAAGAGCGGCTGCAATTGGCCCTGGAAGCCACCAACGGCGTGGGCACCTGGGATTGGGACATCCGCGAGGACCTGTTCCAGGCTGATGCCAGGTTTGCCCGCCTGCACGGCGTCGACCCCAACCTGGCGGGCAAGATGCCCATCGGTGAATACCTCAAGGCCGTGCACCCCGACGACCGGGGCAAGGTAGCCCGCAGCATCAACGCCTGCGTGCACAGCGATGGCGAATACGCCAACGAGTACCGCCTGCTGCGCCCGGACGGCGAAGTGCGCTGGGTGTTCGCCCGCGGGCGCAGCCACAACGACCACCATGGCCGGCCCATCCGCTTCGTCGGCGCGTCCATCGATATCACCGAGCGCCGGGCGGCGGAAAAAACCCTGCTGCGCCTCAACGAGACCCTTGAGGAGCGGGTGGCCGAGCGTACCGAGGCGCTGGCCGAAGCCAACCGCCGCCTGCAGACCGAGATGCAGGAACGCGAACGGGCTGAGGATGCCCTGCGCCACGCGCAGAAAATGGAAGCGGTAGGGCAACTGACCGGCGGCATTGCCCATGACTTCAACAACATGCTCACCGGTATCATCGGCAGCCTGGACCTGATCCAGCGCTATATCAGTGCCGGGCGCAGCCACGACATCGGTCGCTTCATCGAAGCCGCGGTCAGTTCCGCCCACCGCGCCGCCGCCCTCACCCACCGGCTGCTGGCGTTCTCCCGACGCCAGTCGCTGGACCGCAAGCGCCTGGACCCCAACCATCTGGTGCACTCGCTGGAAGAACTGTTCAGCCGCACCAAGGGCGAGCACATCGAACTGAAAATACGCCTGGCCAGCGACACCTGGCCGGTGAACACCGACGCCAACCAACTGGAAAACGCGCTGTTGAACCTGGTGATCAACGCCCGTGACGCCATGCCCGAGGGCGGCGAAATTCGCATCGAGACCAGTAATTGCACCCTCGGCACCCGCCCCGACGGCGCTGAGACCATCAAACCCGGCGATTACGTACGCCTGAGTGTCTGCGACAACGGTGCGGGGATGACGCCTGCCATCCGGGCCAAGGCGTTCGACCCGTTTTTCACCACCAAGCCCATTGGCCAGGGCACCGGCCTGGGCCTGTCGATGATCTACGGGTTTGCCCAGCAATCGGGCGGCCATGTCAGCCTCGACAGCGAACCGGGCCAGGGTACCTGCGTGCACCTGTACCTGCCGCGCCACAACGAACAACCCGAAAGCCGGCCCCCGGTACTGGCGCCCCAGGGTGCGCCGCTGGCCAAACAGGGCGAGAGCGTGATGGTGGTGGAGGATGATCCGGCCGTGCGCATGCTGGTGCTCAACGTGCTCGATGAACTCGGCTACCACGCCCTTCCCGCCGCCGATGCCAAGACCGCCCTGCCGTTGCTGGAGTCGAGCCTGCGCATCGACCTGCTGGTAACCGACGTGGGGCTGCCGGGGCTCAACGGTCGCCAACTGGCTGAAATAGCCCGCCAGCACCGCCCCCGGCTCAAGGTGCTGTTCATGACCGGCTACGCCGAGAAGGCCGCCGAGCGCCATACGTTCCTGGCCGAAGGCATGGACATGGTCACCAAGCCATTCTCCATCGACCTCCTGGCGAACAAGATTCGCGAAATGATCAATCAACCCGCCCCGGACGGCGGATTTGCGGCATAA
- a CDS encoding peptidylprolyl isomerase, protein MKAQARHILVKTAEEAEQLKQRIAKGEAFDVLAKKYSTCPSGKRGGDLGEVRPGQMVGAIDQVIFKKPLRTVHGPIKSKFGYHLVQVFFRD, encoded by the coding sequence ATGAAAGCTCAAGCTCGTCACATTCTGGTCAAGACGGCTGAAGAGGCCGAACAACTCAAACAGCGCATCGCCAAGGGTGAGGCATTCGATGTGCTGGCAAAGAAGTACTCCACCTGTCCGTCGGGCAAGCGCGGCGGCGATCTGGGGGAGGTACGCCCCGGGCAGATGGTGGGCGCCATCGACCAGGTGATTTTCAAGAAGCCGCTGCGGACCGTGCACGGCCCCATCAAGAGCAAATTTGGTTACCACCTGGTGCAAGTATTCTTCCGCGATTGA
- a CDS encoding DUF1652 domain-containing protein, with protein MLSTLELRNIIESSFLPMRCQCTVAQDKSLTIKVFDQAHEGSDFTVTGIQAQQLNSSRAISNLIAGVRADLKGQHLNEVRRVGERF; from the coding sequence ATGCTGTCGACCCTCGAACTGCGCAATATCATCGAATCAAGCTTTCTACCCATGCGCTGCCAATGCACGGTGGCCCAGGACAAGTCCCTGACGATCAAGGTGTTCGATCAGGCGCACGAGGGATCGGACTTCACCGTGACCGGCATCCAGGCCCAGCAGTTGAACAGCAGCCGAGCCATTTCCAACCTCATTGCCGGCGTGCGTGCGGACCTGAAGGGCCAGCACCTGAATGAAGTCAGGCGGGTCGGCGAGCGCTTCTGA